Within the Salminus brasiliensis unplaced genomic scaffold, fSalBra1.hap2 scaffold_130, whole genome shotgun sequence genome, the region CTGATGGTACTGCTGTGGTGGAGATGATAAACCCCCCTTTGTTGTCTTCTTAGTAGCTTGCACTGCTTGCTCCAAATCCTTCTCCTGCATTTCCTGCATCTTTGAAGACACTTTAAACAGTAGAAGAAGTctctctaaaacacacacacgtcttCATTATTCCTTATTATTTTCTTAATCAAGATctgctgtttttgttgagtGTTGTTTGACCGGTTGGTCACAGCCTTTAGTTTTTCAAAACACGCttaaacaactgccaacattaGGACCATGGTGTTTGTATTAGAATGTTTGGACAATGTGCTCCGGTCTTAAGGTCAGTTTTCAGTTCCTTGTCcatctgcactgaaaaaagaACATCAAGCTTGTTAGTATATCTGTCAGCATAGCAACTgaagttatttatatatttttggatcCTTTTGGCACAGCGTGTTAGCCATCGTTGTTAATTAGCCCCTCATTAGTGGCCAGTTTGTAACCATGCAGCACTCATGGCTAGATACttttgtgtggcagcagtgtgtAAAAACCTCAGAACACCAGTCCTgctgtcagaaactgaccaatgaggTACAGAGAGGGTGACTGATAAACTGATATGGAGAAAGAGATGAGCTACAATGTGTATTTATATACCTATAGTGGAACTATCAGCATTTAAAttgtccagtaagtggaaaTACAAGGGTGGAGTTTTTAATACAGTGGATGGTGAAAGTATactcacaagaaaaaaaaaacacggtcAGTAGTGTCAATCAACAAAAAGTGTTTATTGTTTTCAGGGTAGTAGCAGCACAATGTTCCAGCAGCTCAAATATGACCAATTTTATGGCCTGCTGTAGAGAAACTAGTCTAACAATGGTCTGGCACTGAGGCCATTAATGCAAATGTTCAAATTTACCTTACACCAAAAGTAGCACATCAGCTGTTCAGTTTTGTACAAGATCTACGAGGCTAATGGCAAGCAGTGAAAGCTTTCAAATCACCAATTAACACAGTAGCCCTGTTTGGCTTATgacttggtttggtttggtttgacaCACTatctaaaatgtacaaaaatgtgtccaaaatCTTCCATATTGCTTAAAACTaaggaagcaaacttcagatactAAGCATGCCCTGGATGATGTGCTATGCCTGGGTGAAAGGGGGGAATTGTGTACATTTGTATTTTGGACAAGGTACTACTTTGTGTTGATCTGATTTCTCTATTCAAAAGGACTCACCGATCCATGCTTACACTTCcacaaaatgaattaaaaaccATGGACAAAATATCACTTCATCATAGCTAAATATGAGTGAATAAGCTGTGTTCACTATGTATCTGTCTACACACCCTTGCAGAAGGAGTACTCAGCCTTGTGGTGCATGATTAGCTTGTTGTTTGCAAAGTAGAAGCTGTCTGAACGAGTCTGGAAAGGGTGGGCAATCATCTCCTCAACtggggaaaaagaaagacagacaactGTAAATTAAGCATGACTGTTTGCTCTAACTGTAAAAGCAAACCTTCTATGAAGAGTAACTGTGCATTTTCCAGAGCTAGAAACTATAAATTGGCCaaaattactactactatgCATTTTCTATCACATATATTTTAGTGCACAAGGAGCTTTTTCACACAGAAGTGTTTAGGTCATCAGGAGCAGCAACAATGGTCCAGATGCTAGAAAGAGCAAAGTTCCATTGCAAAACTATTTATTGCTGGTTTTTGTGGCTAAGGTTACGtcagaatcaagggtattataaagAGTAGAAGTAGAAAGCTTTACACTTGACTGCACCCAGCCATGatgtgaggtcaggtactgatgttgaacgattagttctggatcacaaattcCAATCCACTCCATTAcaaaagtatcggatggagccccatcactccagagaaaaacagttccactgctctatagCCCAAtcctgaggggctttatacccctctagccaaagTTTGCTTTTGGGCATGGTAAAGCATCCCATTTTACTGAAGTGGCTGGAGCAgctgaattcactaattagaGGGGATGTCTAATTATTAATCATGTATGACACATTTAATAAAcgtgtatgtactgtatgcacAGGTGTGTTTAACTCACTGGTTTGTGGGTCCAGGTCCGGTAGGCTGTAGATGTGCTCACAGGTGTTTCTGCTGTGTGGGATGCAGAAGCCAATTTCAAAGTCAAAGGTCTTCAGCAGCATGTCTCTGAAGTAATGCCTCTCTATCAGCCTGAACCTGTTCACGGCCTTACTGCCTACAGTGAACTCCAGCCTGTGAAAGACAGTCAATTTTTGTTCTCTTGATGAAAATAAGACCCAGAATCCCAGAATTCCCTGCTGCTTTATATAACTGTTATAGTATATACTGTTTTGCTATCAGTTAAACTGAAATTTGACGCTCACAAATAGATATACAGCacatcaatgtaaaaataacaaacactacataaaagtaaaaatgacaaatagtaATGTTACATACGTGGCTCCGATCTCCCTCAAACTTAGAAAGGCAGGGGTAAAATGATACTGGATAAATCGTGCTGCCTCCTGCTCCTTCACATCTTTAATTtctgagagagggaaagagacagacagagagagacatggaaCATGGAATGGAACATGTACAAATATCCATATTTTATGTTCTTGACTATAACATCGGCTATGTTCAGATGATCAGGCTGAAGTGACACAAATCAGATTTTTAGGGCTGTGTGGACATGTTAAATCTGatcttttcaaatcagattCTAATCACTTAACTCAACAAGCAGTAACAAAATTTCGCTCAGATCGTATTTCTCAAACTTCCAAAAGttcacattttataaatgttaacTGAATCAATCTGACAGTGCTAAGCGCATGTGTGCAGGCAAAAAGATCTGACCGTTCACATTCATGCCCACAAAAAATAGATCTGGGTCAAATTAAGccaaaaaatctgattttagTCACTTCAGCCTTTCATATGTGGTCATGGATGGAATACATATCCAAATCCATAGGCATGTAACATGAATGTGAATGGTCAAATCTGTACCCATTCTGAGCAAAAGTTCAGAATTGATTAATGAGGCTTATAATGAATGATTTGAAAACATGAGATTTGACATGTCCACACCGCCCTCAAAAAATCTGATCTGGGTCACATTAAGGTGAGAATATATAAATGTGCGCATGCGTGTTGTCTGTTTAcattacagacagatacagatcACTTACACTTATGAATGGACCATAAAGATAGCCAAATCCGCTATAAATTAAAGCTAAAAATTAGAACTGATTAATgaggcttgtaatgtgaacaCATTCATGGAGAACTGATGAATAGTCACATATGACGACGGTCACGCCAAACCCACTTAATACTATACATGGAGCAATGGCACCCCTGCCTGGCTTCAGTAGGTACTACACTTAATACTTAATTTACTTAATAAAATGAAGTCATTTTGAGTATTGAGTAGCATGTAGTCTAGATAAAAGTATTATAGTTAGGTATACTTAGATATCCATGATGTATATACAGAACCAGTCGGTTTTGAGTATGATTTCGATGGAAATTGCAATGCAATGTGAAATGGAACTACTCCCATCTGAAAAAAgttcttattatatatattaaagttattatattatttaagtgGGTAACTGGTTTTTGACCCTTTGTGACCCTTTGGCTTTTGGATATAGATATGAACATGACTGTGTATTGACCCCAGCCTGACGTTCTGAGTATTGTGCAATAGAGTATTGCACAAGCTCTAATGAAGTAAGTCACTCAGCACAGGCAGACTGCCTCTACTCGTTCATTACAATAGTCAATCCATAACCAACAGTTTTGATTACTGGTTATTACATACATTAtaataaaatgcatttacacTCTATACATAGATTATTAAATGTTGCACaactaaatatatatgtttactGGTCAACTAGGCAGTGTACTGTACTAGGATGGTGTTTTATATGCCACagcaaagcattttttttaacaggGGGCCAACATATCTGCAGATGATACGTTCTGAGGTGGGAGGTCTACACTGTAGTGGGGTTTCAGTTGTATTTCACAAAGGTTTAGACATACAGTGACTCTATGATATAAAAACCACACTCAGACCACTGCTCTCAGAATCTTGCCTTTGTTTATCTACATCTACACTCTTATCAAGAGTAATTTACACTGGAattatgttacacaggtaggataatgcagtgttaggagtcttgcccaagaacgttattggtgtagtgtggttcTGTAATGTTGTTTTGCCTACCGGGGGAAACTGAACCCTAGTCTACCACAGGAAGGGCGGTGTTGTTACCCACCAACTACACCAACTGCGACCGGTTAACCACACTCCACTTTATGTATGCCTCTTTCATCAGTCAGATGAAGGAACATACAACTGTATATGGAGCTAAAGGCTAGTGGTCATTTCTGCACACCTATAAGCCTTTCAGAGCAAGATATAGTGCCAAAAATGTTGGCCTGTGATTAGTCCTCTGGCATGTAAGTCGAATTTACCAGTAGAAACCTAACCAGTCTGGTTTACGAGGCTGTTTTTCAGTTTGGTCCTACATGCAGTAGTATGGCAGTTGATCTGGCATCATCTTGTGTTGTATTTCTACATACAAAAAACTACAGGTTTTGTGTGTATCAATAATGATTTATGGTCTCTCCTCCTGCCTAGTGCCTCTGCATTGATGTTTTTCTGTACTTCAGGCAGAGCATGCCTATACAAAATCATTTACATAAGAaattttaaaggcacagtaacaaaaacagtgtAACTGACCGACTGTTTAATTCGATAAACAAAGTGCAAAAGGGATTTTTAACACACAGCCAGAAAAAGTGGACACATCAGGAAATATAGAATGGGTAACCTCACCACACAAACTGAGAGCCACAATGaaggacacacacatgcatgaccCGAGCAAACCAAAAACAGGAAGCATGTTAGATAGAGTATAAGTGGCTACAGgagagcacaaacacacacacacctgttggACAGTGTCGCTTTAGGTCCAGAATGACAGACCCTCCCTCTAGGTCTCTGATTTTGAAGCGGGAGAAGCTGATGTTGTAGATGTTCTCTTCAGGAGAGCACAGATAATCTGCAGACATTAATAAAGAGCAACAGTCAGAACTTGCATCTGTGAGTGTTTTTATGTAGTATGTAGTTGGCTCTAATCCTCAACTGTATTTGGTATAAGACTTCAGTGCCCCCTGCTGAATATAAGCTAGAGGGGGAGGGTAATAAAGCACAGTACATTGTATTGAgctgtcatacacacacaaagaaaagtGATATTATAAATAATGATAATGGATATTGTAAAGTAcagatatatatttttccttctcctgtaaaagtacatttttactttttatatatatatatatatatatacagtaccgGCCAAAAGTTTGTGCTGATCATCATTGTAAAAACATTTGATGCAAATGCTagagtgaccatatttttgttttcaaaaaagaggacactgggaacAAACGGGTATCCACCATAGCTAGGATGATGTGGTtggggggtttcaagtaggcctaagtaggactgtggcagtgtgtatgtgtgagggacAGAATACCTCTCAAGCCATGCAGCTACAGCGATGTAGTACGCCTTTTTGGAAATCCCCAAACCATGAAatcctaactacggtggatccctgtgtgtccccagtgtcctctttttttaaaatacaaacatatgtgacatatatatatatacacatggaTGAAGGTTGTATCTTGAACAGGTGCCAGAACTGTTAGCAAATGCTGCTCAGTGACCTTCGATATAGAGGCTCGGTATAAACCTGCATTCAGTGGGACACCCTTCATGACAAAGTAACATGCATCTTATCTCTGCTCTGCATAGTTAGTTATGTGTTTCCCTGCTAATTGTACATATGACATGTGTCACATGCCTCTGTTTTGTAATGGCTCACCATCTGTGTATCCTGCCAGTCTGAGGACATACTGAGGGGTTACCGGGTCACCGGGCTTCCATTCTACCAAGACGTCTTCGTCCTGACCATACTCCGCCTGTCCCTCCGCAAGGAAGCCATTCCACTCCTCCATGTCCCTCACCTCTCCTCTCCCGtcctctccctcattctcctCCACTTCTTCCTCACCCTCAGCGTCCATGTTCTCCTCACCCCTCTCCTCCTCGCTGTCTTCTTCTCTCTCAGAAGACATCTCAcactccttctcctcctcactctctcgctctctgaccCCCTCACCGTCCATCTCTCATgccttttattttagttttctttGATGTGTGATCACTTTGCTCTCTTGCCTTGCCTTTGTTCCTGTGTCCTTAGCACAAGCTGTGAACTCTAAGGGTCCATGCCCAGCCAGCTTTTCTCTCTGATTACCCTcatctcttcacacacacacacaaacacacacatacatacacacacagtgtctttGTGACTCAAACAGATTAAGGCTATCTCTCATCACTAATCCAAGCCAATCCCCAATTAAACACGGACACAACAGCTATGGCAGCACACAGGGGACAAAGGGGCATGATTCAGGGTGGAGGACAGAATTGGCACATGGTCAGAAAGGGCAAAAAACAGCTAATcaagatcagaatcagaactgCTGTATTGAGGTACATGTAAATGTACGCAGAATCTGTACAAATAAGTACTTTTTCAGTTATCTTTTACTTTTACGTTCAATCCACTAGATTTTAgagtaaaatacagtaaatactgtaTGTTTACTCCACTACTTACCTGTCTGAACTAAAAATAAACTGGATATtgaaaaataatagaaataatattttattattattttattatagtgtattattttattattatattacacaccttattattataatcttctattgtgtatatctgtatttaaaataatatttcagaaacatataaaaatgagattttcagactttcagacctcttaactgtctttccatctccagtgtctaattccaacagttagtTTTCCCTAAGCTAAAATTTTCCCTCAAAAATAAGtttttaacccttactctgctaTAGTGTAAGAAGGTGAAGATACACATTGGAataaagtgattgacagccctGTCTGAAAGAGCTCGCCtatctgcaggacctgcatggcgtccTTTCTCTTCATTACATGGCGGAGCTGAGTTGTAAAGGAACTTCGATGAGCCGCACTTTGACTGTTGGAGTGTGCACTTACCGGACAAACGGGAAGTCCAGGGGGAAAATCCACTCTGCTTCTTCGCTGGAAGCTCAATGAAAGCGGTCTAAGAcatgcttggtctgggagaagggggagggtctaccaaatgagtaggtgagtctggctctgcctctggtcACTACTGCGCAGACCGtaggttgcaaatttgacaataTGGCAGagagttttggcttcatttctatagaacggaagggaatggaaccctggcgtccatgttttctacagtcattgctttaacttaaattaaaattaaattaaaaatataaatagaaCATTTCAAATTTACTTTTTggagtgatttgatttgaaatgaaatgctttCATTATTTTAGTTGTTTTGTTTAGACCATGGTGTGCAAAATATGCAAAGATGTCTTTTATGAGTCCTTAAAATCCTGATAATTTGAAGTGATGATGTTCAAGGTGAATTCACAGTGTAGTGAATAATCTCATGATCGTACAAGATCCTCCATGTGTCGAAATGTCAGACATTTTTGCTAGTTCACAGGAAGACATAATGGGAGTGCAAATGGTGTAAATGACAACATCAAATCAGTGGTCACAGCCCGCAGCTTGCAGATACCATTTCCGGCACAGGTTTAGTTTCAACCCAGATCTTACACAGACCAGTATATCAGGAGTGTGTAATAATCAGCATGTGTATGACAACCTGAAAGCTTTGTTTTACTCGTCTCTGGGAAACTGCTAATTTACCAAATAAATCTACTTGAGGTGTCAATGACCTAACGAACACTGATGAGTGTTATGAGTCAACAGGATGTGAGCATGTCTCTCTTCATACTTTGCACCTCAATGGCAAATGGAAAGAAGGGGTGGAGCCACCACACCACATCCTCACTTTACTCTTTATTTCTCACCTCGTCCCACCATCACCATGGCAGCCGCATCGTCACTTCCTCCTGCAAACTGGTGGTGCAAGGCATCCCAGAAAGCATCAGCGTGGCAGAGATCGCCTGCGCGAAAGAGGAAATCatggagaaagaggaagagatgagatgagaagaaCTAAGAAGGTactgtgtgttttctttctttcaattTGTTCAAACTAAGGCTAGGATCGGAGAATCATTGGCTTAGTCACAGGTT harbors:
- the unc119c gene encoding protein unc-119, with translation MDGEGVRERESEEEKECEMSSEREEDSEEERGEENMDAEGEEEVEENEGEDGRGEVRDMEEWNGFLAEGQAEYGQDEDVLVEWKPGDPVTPQYVLRLAGYTDDYLCSPEENIYNISFSRFKIRDLEGGSVILDLKRHCPTEIKDVKEQEAARFIQYHFTPAFLSLREIGATLEFTVGSKAVNRFRLIERHYFRDMLLKTFDFEIGFCIPHSRNTCEHIYSLPDLDPQTIEEMIAHPFQTRSDSFYFANNKLIMHHKAEYSFCKGV